The following are encoded together in the Mastacembelus armatus chromosome 6, fMasArm1.2, whole genome shotgun sequence genome:
- the LOC113132852 gene encoding F-box/LRR-repeat protein 14-like yields the protein MFETETHISCLFPEILAIIFSYLDVKDKGRVAQVCAAWRDASYHKSVWRGVEAKLHLRRANPSLFPSLQTRGIKKVQILSLRRSLSYVIQGMPHIESLNLCGCFNLTDNGLGHAFVQDIPSLRVLNLSLCKQITDSSLGRIAQYLKNLEVLELGGCSNITNTGLLLIAWGLHRLKSLNLRSCRHVSDVGIGHLSGMTRSAAEGCLSLEKLTLQDCQKLTDLSLKHVSKGLNKLKVLNLSFCGGISDAGMIHLSHMTHLCSLNLRSCDNISDTGIMHLAMGSLQLSGLDVSFCDKIGDQSLAYIAQGLYQLKSLSLCSCHISDDGINRMVRQMHELKTLNIGQCVRITDKGLELIADHLSQLTGIDLYGCTRITKRGLERITQLPCLKVLNLGLWQMTESERVR from the coding sequence ATGTTTGAAACGGAGACACACATTTCGTGCCTTTTCCCGGAGATCCTGGCCATTATTTTCAGTTACCTGGACGTGAAGGACAAAGGAAGAGTAGCCCAAGTGTGCGCGGCCTGGAGAGACGCGTCCTACCACAAGTCGGTGTGGAGGGGGGTTGAAGCCAAGCTGCATCTGCGGCGAGCTAACCCGTCTCTGTTCCCCAGTCTGCAGACCAGGGGGATAAAAAAGGTCCAGATTCTCAGCCTGAGGCGAAGTCTGAGCTATGTGATCCAAGGGATGCCGCACATCGAAAGCCTTAACTTGTGTGGATGTTTCAACCTCACAGACAACGGACTCGGACATGCCTTTGTGCAGGACATCCCATCCTTGCGGGTGCTGAACCTCAGTCTGTGCAAACAGATCACCGACTCCAGCCTAGGCAGGATTGCGCAGTACCTCAAAAACCTGGAGGTGCTTGAACTCGGGGGTTGCAGTAACATCACAAACACAGGCCTGCTGCTCATTGCTTGGGGGCTGCACAGACTCAAGAGCCTTAACCTGCGCAGCTGCAGGCATGTGTCCGATGTGGGCATCGGTCACTTGTCTGGCATGACCCGCAGTGCTGCAGAGGGCTGCCTATCTCTGGAGAAGTTAACCCTGCAAGACTGCCAGAAACTGACAGACCTTTCTCTCAAACATGTCTCAAAGGGCCTAAACAAGCTCAAAGTGCTCAACCTCAGCTTCTGTGGAGGGATATCAGATGCAGGGATGATCCACTTGTCACATATGACCCACTTGTGCAGCCTGAACCTGCGGTCGTGCGACAACATCAGTGACACTGGGATAATGCATCTGGCCATGGGCTCCCTACAGCTCTCTGGACTTGATGTCTCCTTCTGTGATAAGATTGGGGACCAGAGCCTAGCATACATTGCCCAGGGGTTGTATCAGCTCAagtccctctctctgtgttcctGTCATATTAGTGATGATGGTATTAACAGGATGGTGCGCCAGATGCATGAACTCAAGACTCTCAACATTGGACAGTGTGTGAGAATCACGGACAAAGGTTTGGAGTTGATCGCTGACCACCTGAGCCAGCTGACAGGGATTGATCTGTATGGTTGTACTAGGATTACCAAGAGGGGTCTGGAGAGGATAACACAGCTCCCGTGCCTTAAAGTGTTAAATCTGGGACTGTGGCAGATGACTGAGAGTGAGAGGGTGAGGTGA
- the LOC113132851 gene encoding ELKS/Rab6-interacting/CAST family member 1, producing MYSSARSVGRGDANHSGGRDGGGAGSQGSGRSPRLPRSPRMGHRRTNSTGGSGGGPGGAGGKTLSMENIQSLNAAYATSGPMYLSDNEVAIAGDHLPKSGGAVTTMGRQRVTYGSRGSSSGVVAASTPNISTSVPANAVLPAGMMGGDALAFGDHHMASTVPHSLRQARDNTILDLQAQLKEVLRENEMLRREVEVKESKLSSSMNSIKTFWSPELKKERALRKDEVSKIAVWKEQYRVIQDEAQHLQMTVQALQDELRIQRDLNQLLQQDPASQGRDLALTSEPTEENYRRLQAEHERQAKELFLLRKTLEEMELRIDTQKQTLGARDESIKKLLEMLQSKGPSAKASEEDQERTRRLADAEMNRHHLESLLDQRDREITALREELHRRYEGTPESTKTKALQTVIDMKDAKISSLERNLRDMEEELLMMKSNGLLSCEERQEEMKQMEVYRSHTKFMKNKMEQVKQDLSRKDTELLGLQTKLETLTNQFSDSKQHIEVLKESLTAKEQRAAILQTEVDALRLRLEEKEATLNKKSKQIQEMSEEKGTLNGEIHDLKDMLEVKERKVNVLQKKIENLQEQLRDKEKQMSSLKERVKSLQADTSNTDTALTTLEESLAEKERIIERLKEQRDRDDREKTEELECTKKELKELKERLSLLQGDLSDRETSLLDLKEHASSLASSGLKKDSKLKSLEIALEQKKEECIKLENQLKRAQNAALEAQANTELAERIRNLEQEVARHKEDSGKAQAEVDRLLEILREMENEKNDKDKKISELERQMKDQTKKVASLKHKEQVEKSRNARLMEEARKREDNLSETSQQVKDTLRQKTERIEELEEALRESVQITAEREMVLAQEEAARSLQEKQMEELLGAMEKVKQELESMRAKLASTQQSLCEKEAHLTTLRAERRKHLEEVLEMKQEALLAAISEKDANIALLELSSSKKKKTQDEVALLKREKDRLVQQLKQQTQNRMKLMADNYEDDHLKAAPDQTNHKPSPDQMIPPLLALSQNRSKLKIYIAHLTDLCHDRDPSILSQLTPPSHYHHSDPKDWEDELQKMSVQQLERELEVCEKESGELQEYANSVLQQIADYCPDILEQVVNALEESS from the exons ATGTACAGTAGTGCCCGCTCTGTTGGCAGAGGTGATGCCAATCATAgtggagggagagatggaggtgGCGCCGGTAGTCAGGGATCTGGCCGTTCCCCTCGCCTTCCCCGCTCTCCTCGGATGGGGCACCGTCGCACCAACAGCACCGGAGGCAGTGGCGGGGGccctggaggagcaggaggcaaGACGCTTTCCATGGAGAACATCCAGTCCCTCAACGCTGCTTATGCCACCTCAGGACCAATGTACCTGAGTGACAATGAGGTTGCCATAGCAGGCGACCACCTTCCCAAAAGTGGTGGGGCGGTGACAACCATGGGGAGGCAGAGGGTGACGTATGGGTCGAGGGGCAGCAGTAGTGGAGTGGTGGCTGCTAGTACTCCCAACATCTCCACCTCAGTGCCTGCCAATGCTGTGTTGCCAGCAGGCATGATGGGAGGTGATGCTCTAGCTTTTGGGGACCACCACATGGCCTCCACTGTGCCCCATTCTCTGAGGCAGGCCCGGGACAACACCATACTTGATCTGCAGGCCCAACTCAAAGAG GTTCTGCGAGAGAATGAGATGCTGCGGCGAGAAGTGGAAGTTAAGGAGAGCAAGCTCAGTTCCTCCATGAATTCTATCAAGACTTTCTGGAGCCCAGAATTAAAAAAGGAGCGAGCTCTTAGGAAAGATGAGGTTTCTAAGATTGCTGTCTGGAAGGAACAGTACCGTGTAATTCAAGACGAAGCACAG caTCTCCAGATGACTGTTCAGGCTCTTCAGGATGAGCTGAGAATCCAGAGAGACCTgaatcagctgctgcagcaagACCCTGCCAGCCAAGGCCGTGACCTAGCCCTGACGTCTGAACCTACGGAGGAGAACTACCGGCGGCTACAGGCTGAGCACGAGAGGCAGGCCAAAGAGCTCTTCCTCCTAAGAAAGACcctggaggagatggagctAAGGATCGACACACAGAAGCAAACCCTGGGAGCCAGAGACGAGTCCATCAAGAAACTTCTGGAGATGCTGCAGAGCAAAG GCCCATCTGCCAAGGCATCAGAGGAAGACCAGGAGCGGACCAGGAGACTGGCTGACGCAGAGATGAACAGACATCACCTTGAGAGTTTACTGgaccagagagacagagagattaCTGCACTGAGAGAG GAGCTGCATCGTCGATACGAGGGAACCCCTGAATCCACTAAAACTAAGGCTTTACAGACTGTCATTGACATGAAG GATGCAAAAATCAGCTCACTGGAGCGGAACCTGAGGGACATGGAAGAGGAGCTGCTAATGATGAAATCCAATGGACTTCTGAGCTGTGAGGAGCGTCAGGAAGAGATGAAGCAGATGGAGGTTTACCGCAGCCACACCAAGTTTATGAAAAACAAG ATGGAGCAGGTGAAGCAGGACCTCTCCAGGAAGGACACTGAGCTACTTGGATTACAGACCAAGCTGGAGACGCTCACCAACCAGTTCTCAGACAGCAAGCAACACATTGAAGTCCTCAAAGAGTCCCTCACTGCCAAGGAGCAGCGAGCTGCCATCTTACAGACGGAG GTGGATGCTTTGCGCTTGCGCTTGGAAGAAAAAGAGGCAACTCTGAATAAGAAGAGCAAGCAGATACAAGAAATGTCAGAGGAGAAGGGGACACTCAACGGGGAAATCCACGACCTCAAGGACATGCTGGAGGTTAAGGAGCGCAAAGTTAATGTACTACAGAAGAAG ATTGAAAACCTGCAGGAACAACTGAGGGACAAGGAGAAGCAGATGAGTAGTCTGAAGGAGAGAGTAAAGTCTTTGCAGGCAGACACTTCCAACACTGACACTGCTCTCACCACACTGGAGGAGTCTCTTGCAGAAAAA GAACGCATCATTGAGCGCTTAAAGGAGCAGCGAGACCGAGATGACCGGGAGAAGACAGAAGAGCTTGAATGTACCAAGAAGGAACTAAAAGAGTTGAAGGAGAGACTGAGCTTACTGCAGGGAGACCTGTCAGACCGAGAG acCTCACTGTTGGACCTGAAGGAACATGCATCATCCCTGGCCTCCTCAGGGTTGAAGAAAGACTCGAAGCTCAAAAGTCTGGAGATTGCCTTGGAGCAGAAGAAGGAGGAGTGCATCAAACTGGAAAACCAGCTTAAAAGA GCGCAAAATGCAGCCTTGGAGGCTCAGGCCAACACTGAACTGGCCGAGCGCATTAGGAACCTTGAGCAGGAGGTGGCCCGCCACAAAGAGGATTCTGGGAAGGCTCAGGCTGAGGTGGACCGCCTGCTGGAGATCCTTCGGGAAATGGAGaatgagaaaaatgacaaagacaaaaagattaGTGAGCTGGAGAG GCAGATGAAGGACCAGACAAAGAAGGTGGCATCTCTAAAGCACAAGGAACAGGTGGAAAAGAGCAGGAACGCTCGGCTCATGGAAGAGGCCAGGAAGAGGGAGGACAACTTGTCTGAGACCTCACAGCAGGTGAAG GACACTCTGCGTCAGAAGACGGAGCGCatagaggagctggaggaggcccTGAGAGAGAGCGTTCAGATCACTGCTGAGCGCGAAATGGTGCTCGCACAAGAGGAGGCTGCCAGGTCACTGCAGGAGAAGCAG ATGGAGGAGCTGCTAGGGGCCATGGAGAAGGTGAAGCAGGAGCTGGAGTCCATGAGGGCCAAGCTGGCCTCCACCCAGCAGTCTCTGTGTGAGAAAGAGGCACACCTCACAACCCTGCGGGCTGAGCGCAGGAAACACCTAGAGGAGGTGCTGGAGATGAA ACAGGAGGCGCTGTTGGCTGCTATCAGTGAGAAGGATGCTAACATTGCCCTACTGGAGCTGTCCTCCtctaagaagaagaagacccaGGATGAGGTGGCTCTGCTGAAGCGGGAGAAGGACAGACTGGTGCAACAGCTCAAACAGCAG aCTCAGAACAGGATGAAGCTGATGGCAGATAATTATGAAGATGACCATCTGAAGGCTGCTCCAGACCAGACAAATCATAAACCCTCTCCAGATCAG ATGATACCCCCTCTTCTAGCCCTCTCCCAGAACCGCAGTAAGCTCAAGATCTACATCGCCCACCTGACAGACCTCTGCCATGACCGGGACCCCAGCATCCTGAGCCAGCTCACGCCTCCCTCTCACTACCACCACAGTGACCCCAAAGACTGGGAGGACGAGCTCCAGAAGATGAGTGTCCAACAG ttGGAGCGGGAGCTGGAGGTGTGTGAGAAGGAGAGCGGAGAGCTTCAGGAGTACGCCAACTCTGTTCTCCAGCAGATTGCAGACTACTGCCCCGATATTCTGGAGCAGGTTGTCAACGCCCTGGAGGAATCATCCTGA